From a region of the Sesamum indicum cultivar Zhongzhi No. 13 linkage group LG3, S_indicum_v1.0, whole genome shotgun sequence genome:
- the LOC105159179 gene encoding LOW QUALITY PROTEIN: uncharacterized protein LOC105159179 (The sequence of the model RefSeq protein was modified relative to this genomic sequence to represent the inferred CDS: deleted 2 bases in 1 codon), translating to MARGEWGHNGRCSYKRTTIIVCSVNIVVALYVLQSLYTSLYMYPFSDSQSTFKYTANQIRKMEESNQIRRASEPTELIKLVSQLKQSLKQKLINEILDRLRSLDAAANATLQREAIDSWRKKKLREVKKFIRGKTLNSTILPEEAGAVAKALSSDWVELSEQIGLWIPIEIVNKEHDDKPEGEEDFDEEILPGRKLPPECHAELHTDYDGAAVRWGLTHHKESAYDCCMACLDQAKRAKPGEMKCNIWVYCPSETGCYSPDIYEHKNQECWLKYSEKPKLNFKDTYSESYRDSHPKAPVVVPWVSGVVSV from the exons ATGGCGAGAGGAGAGTGGGGGCATAATGGAAGGTGTTCATACAAGAGGACAACTATCATTGTTTGTTCCGTCAACATTGTTGTTGCTCTCTATGTGCTCCAATCTCTTTACACTTCTCTTTACATGTACCCGTTCAGTGATTCTCAGTCCA CATTTAAGTACACTGCAAATCAGATTAGGAAAATGGAAGAGTCAAATCAAATACGAAGAGCATCAGAACCCACAGAACTTATTAAACTG GTGTCACAGTTAAAG CAAAGTTTGAAACAGAAGTTGATAAATGAGATCCTAGATAGGTTAAGAAGCTTAGATGCTGCTGCCAATGCAACATTGCAACGAG AGGCTATTGATTCCTGGcgcaagaaaaaattaagagaagtTAAGAAATTTATTCGCGGGAAGACCTTAAATTCTACAATTTTGCCTGAGGAAGCTG GTGCTGTTGCAAAGGCTTTAAGTTCTGACTGGGTTGAGTTGTCAGAACAGATTGGTCTCTGGATTCCTATTGAAATCGTTAACAAGGAACATGATGACAAACCTGAGGGTGAAGAGGATTTTG ACGAGGAAATCTTACCAGGCAGAAAGCTACCTCCTGAATGCCATGCTGAACTTCACACTGATTACGATGGTGCTGCTGTCAGATGGGGTCTTACCCACCATAAGGAGTCTGCTTATGATTGTTGTATGGCATGTTTGGATCAAGCTAAACGTGCCAAACCTGGTGAAATGAAATGCAATATATGGGTTTACTGCCCATCTGAGACTGGTTGCTACTCTCCAGATATTTACGaacacaaaaatcaagaatgctGGCTAAAATAC TCAGAGAAGccgaaattgaattttaaggACACGTACTCTGAATCATATCGAGACTCACATCCAAAAGCACCCGTTGTTGTTCCATGGGTATCTGGTGTCGTCAGCGTGTGA
- the LOC105159180 gene encoding DPH4 homolog: protein MILSNNLSQKTHYEIIGVKEDASLEEIRKTYRSSILNYHPDKLQKTCETSNPEPELQNRFLEVQRAWETLADPRSRALYDCELRTMRQDAVTADDVSLEDMTIEDAGSCFELSYCCRCGDYFSVDSPELTEMGYRFLRNGNKICLQTPGSLPTSVILPCGSCSLKVRLHIDANITLQTE from the coding sequence ATGATACTGAGCAATAATTTAAGCCAGAAAACCCATTATGAGATTATTGGTGTGAAGGAAGATGCCAGTCTTGAGGAAATCCGTAAAACTTATCGATCTTCCATTCTCAATTATCATCCAGATAAGCTGCAGAAGACATGTGAAACATCTAATCCAGAACCTGAATTGCAGAATAGATTTTTAGAGGTGCAAAGGGCATGGGAAACCCTAGCCGATCCAAGATCACGAGCACTTTATGACTGTGAACTGCGAACAATGAGACAGGATGCTGTAACTGCAGATGATGTCAGCTTAGAGGATATGACTATTGAAGATGCTGGCAGCTGCTTTGAACTTTCCTACTGCTGCAGATGTGGTGATTATTTCTCAGTTGATTCTCCCGAGTTAACTGAAATGGGTTATCGGTTTTTGAGGAATGggaataaaatttgtttacaGACCCCAGGATCTTTACCCACATCTGTCATTCTACCATGTGGGTCTTGCTCCCTTAAAGTCCGGTTACATATTGATGCCAATATTACACTCCAGACTGAGTAG
- the LOC105159181 gene encoding uncharacterized protein LOC105159181 has translation MSIFYQEKPQKECKCLPSSLRDAFSNCHSFPAQLPDSTQDQTEEPVGDFDEQDEVFVSVIISKYMESKSKRKSNVAIDSSSNWVLSPPAGVLVINAKAGNNVGDEDKEEYFTARSCLPRCSSDTSFDAFDSAMTCFSRSSSLDRLDFQDFDSRRRSIIQGLVHCEGWPFGLCKKALLLPPLPKSPANSWSWSKTGKMLKTHG, from the exons ATGAGCATTTTTTACCAAGAAAAGCCACAAAAGGAATGCAAATGCCTGCCTTCATCGCTTAGGGATGCTTTCTCCAACTGCCATTCTTTCCCTGCTCAACTGCCTGACTCAACTCAAGATCAAACAGAAGAACCCGTCGGCGATTTCGACGAACAAGATGAG GTGTTTGTTTCCGTGATCATAAGCAAGTACATGGAGTCGAAAAGCAAACGAAAGTCGAACGTTGCAATAGATAGCAGCTCCAACTGGGTTCTGTCTCCACCGGCAGGGGTTTTAGTCATCAACGCAAAAGCAGGGAACAATGTAGGTGATGAGGACAAAGAGGAGTATTTCACTGCCAGGAGTTGTCTGCCCCGATGCTCCAGCGATACGAGCTTCGATGCTTTCGACTCTGCCATGACGTGTTTTTCTCGAAGCTCGAGCTTGGACAGGCTCGACTTCCAGGATTTCGACTCGAGAAGAAGGTCGATCATCCAGGGTCTTGTTCATTGTGAAGGGTGGCCGTTCGGGCTTTGCAAGAAGGCCTTGTTGCTTCCTCCCCTGCCCAAATCTCCAGCTAATTCTTGGTCATGGAGTAAGACTGGCAAAATGTTAAAAACACATGGATGA
- the LOC105159182 gene encoding probable carboxylesterase 2, producing the protein METTYSKPVLHDVPPYIRVYEDGTVERLVGTETAPPALDPKTGVSSKDVVFLPETGVSARLYLPNAAAHNHKRLPLVVYFHGGAFCISSTADPKYQEMLNVLVKEAQVLLVSVDYRRAPENPLPAAYDDSWAALKWVASHMKKDSGSEIWVREFADFNKVFLAGDSAGANISHHMAIRAGLPNPELGELKIAGILMIHPYFWGEQPIGVEAENPVFKAVVDKWWRFVCPSDLGCDDPLINPFVSGAPSLAGLACRRILVCVAGNDVLRERGRLYYQSLVKSKWEGKAEFVETEGEDHVFHIMDPTSENSNKLIKRCAEFINHV; encoded by the coding sequence ATGGAGACAACCTATTCAAAACCCGTCCTTCACGATGTCCCACCATACATAAGAGTGTACGAAGATGGAACCGTAGAGAGACTCGTCGGCACAGAAACAGCACCGCCAGCTCTCGACCCCAAAACCGGAGTTTCCTCAAAGGACGTCGTTTTCCTCCCGGAAACCGGCGTCTCCGCCCGTCTCTACCTCCCCAACGCCGCCGCCCACAACCACAAGAGACTCCCATTGGTCGTCTACTTCCACGGCGGAGCATTCTGCATATCTTCAACCGCTGACCCCAAGTACCAAGAAATGCTCAACGTTCTAGTAAAGGAGGCCCAAGTCCTCCTCGTTTCAGTCGACTACAGACGGGCCCCGGAAAACCCACTTCCGGCAGCGTATGATGATTCTTGGGCAGCCCTTAAATGGGTGGCTTCTCACATGAAAAAGGATTCCGGCAGTGAAATTTGGGTCAGGGAGTTTGCGGATTTTAATAAGGTTTTCTTAGCAGGGGACAGCGCTGGTGCCAATATCTCACACCACATGGCAATCCGGGCCGGGTTACCGAACCCGGAATTAGGAGAACTCAAGATCGCCGGCATTCTAATGATACATCCATACTTCTGGGGCGAACAACCCATCGGAGTGGAGGCTGAAAATCCGGTGTTCAAAGCGGTGGTTGACAAGTGGTGGCGATTCGTCTGCCCGTCGGATCTTGGGTGCGATGACCCGTTAATCAACCCGTTCGTGAGCGGAGCCCCGAGTCTTGCGGGTCTGGCGTGTAGGAGGATTCTTGTTTGTGTTGCTGGGAATGATGTTCTAAGGGAAAGGGGAAGACTTTATTACCAGTCCCTGGTGAAGAGCAAATGGGAGGGGAAAGCAGAGTTCGTGGAGACAGAAGGGGAGGACCATGTTTTTCACATCATGGATCCCACTTctgaaaattcaaacaagctCATCAAACGTTGTGCGGAGTTCATCAATCATGTGTAG